ctgaacaaaatgttccctggaaaggaatttttgtttaacagcacctcATCATGTTTTTAACTTCAGTTACATGGTACCTAACCTATGATTATTTCAATAATTGTCTGctatagagagaaagaaaggaaacctgctgccactaCTACCAATAACACAACAAGGGTTGTTTTATATGGACGTTCCCATTAAAGATCTTCAATCCTGCTACCCATCACACTGTAGATGAGTGCTCTAATactaagctacatcccaccccatcaCTGTTGTAAAGTACAAACACTGTATGAGATGGAAAATGGCTCAGCCAAacttttagccacttgcaaattttattaagattttttgtaaaaattagccattggctaatttggctaccaacAATTAGAACTGTGTGTGAAGAAAAGCCTCGCAAATGAATGACaagccgatgacaacaaattggatgttgTTTGCACAAACCATGCACAAGAAAACAGACCAAATATAATTTGCAGCCTAACAAAGTTAGGGACTTTGATGATTCTGAAAGTCCTCGACACAACTGTGTCTATAGTAGCTGGGTGTCCACACAACTACTTGCTTGTACTAGTATATTGACTTAAATGCCTGAATTTTCCATAGGTACTATGTGGACATGAAACATATGGAAGGCCAAGAGCAACATTTGTTATAATTGTGTGTAGGTAACAACACCCAAacatttctgttcatatttaaattacaaaatatattaccgtactgttgtaaaatgtatgtattatggagaaggcctagtaagttgtataacttgtgcctaatccatttgttctttagaaagcaataaaatatgtttaaatcaacaaaacccaaacataatgtttgttatataaGTATTAGGTAATAGTAATGGAGAATTATTGACCATGTATTATGATATCTCAGATGTATCATTgagattttatattttgttttccactcttaaaggcatatagccccccccccccctccccccaacgtGGGTTGTCACGTGACTATAGAAATAACCCAGCGTTTCTTCCATCTCAGTAGTAATCTaggttacttttatttataatactCGGTAGACCTGGGGTTGTAAATAGATTTGTAAACTTGCCCGTGGGAATATGccgttaaagagacattcccgagtttgatgcaatttttaagatgttatccactaaaagatttttttaacaattataattacatatcaaatatatttttctgcataaaatatccatggctgtatattagacgtgtttctgatcgttctaatatttttactaggttaaatttcaatttatttcctaaaatattattttttcgtacgtacaaaattatttgaaaacagaatccactttgggcttcttacaaatattaagacgaccagaaacacattgaaaatgccaacactgatattctaaacaagaaaatgtttttaatatgtaagtttaatcgaagaaatattgtattagtcagaaacatcttataatgcagcaaactcaggaatgttcctttaagattTGGAATCATGGAATTTACCATTGCTCTATAATTTTTTGTAAGCctgaattacattttcaaattgtagggagaggccttgatATTGACAttttgcagggctagctctggcaatCGCTAAATTCGCCAATAGTAAATTTTAtggcagttggcgaattttattttaagttggtGAAATAATTGGCATGAGTTCAATCCGTAGCCCcttttcaatggttagggtagttttaagtatagggttagggttagtctttagagcctttgatatagagtgTATGGGTCAAACTCtttccaaataatttcatgcaataattgacattttttaaagaaaataactgttgatttctgcaataTTTAACGTTTAATAggcaatttggcgaaatgttttgctcacccagagctagccagGTGCATTTTGCCTGTTGGCCAGTCACCAACCAGcattataattgggaataaatattgtttaaaccacaaCCGTAATTAACAATATGAAACTCTTTAAACCGCCATGAAACCGGAGTCCCTTACATATTCTCGGAACTGAACATACAGGTACTTTGGCCCTatccgccattgtttatcacgtgacgcggtgaagcttctccttagttacgtatggtttgatagtgaatttaGTCAACTTcagtcgatcatttacaacagttaacggccaagatgcctacatgttgtgcagttggctgcataaaccataacttGGTGTTAAAAaagatatcattttaaaaaatttgaaaagaAGAGGCCAGACGACGCTTCTGGGTAGAGGCACTAAAACGTGACAAACCTGATGCAACGCCATGGCTTCCCACACAGAATGCGACTACGTtgagtttaatgttgttgcttgtcgaCAATAACCGACGTTAATAGCAACCAAAATGGATAAAGCATGTGCAATGATAATAtttccacattatactgtaaataaaatacacaattccatctacttccatgaaaatacaaaacaaaaacaaacccaaatgcatccagttcttgaataaagagtgtactctttttatcatcaaaatttgtgtggtcttcatttttcatttaatctctATACTTGTATTAATTTTGCCATCTTCGGCTGctacatctatttatttattttattttattttttaaaataaaagtatatgcagttaaattacacacacaataatttattgtaaaagttctttttaaaactttattaaaaatttttGTGTGCGCAAATGTCTGTAGTAGGCCTGCAGTACGAAAATATAGGTTTTCTTCTACTTTATATAAAAAGATTTTGCCCCTaccccactccagatattgtaCCTGCGGACGAGCAATAGCCCaaatttataatgtattaaacaataaaggTATACTTTTATCtcggatacatacatacaaacatacgcatacatgtgtataatatatatatatatatatatatatatatatatatatatatatatatatatatatatatatatatacacacacacacacacacatgtatatgtttctgggtgtttttttaatttactctgttatgaatcaatgtaatttgttggTTGTGGCACATTTGTAGATTTTGTTTCTGTTCAAGTTAAACGACTTGCCTTTTTGCAtctacaatttaaaatattattaatattcacatgccaaagggagctatatattattctccttgaactaatctcaggggagtgatggatAGTTAGAGAGATATAACTCTTTTCGCCTGCATTCAACTGGTAAGAAAGGCCAACATCATGAGATAATTTCAcaatctgtaaaaactaaatcatttcattattttatgaaactgggggggggggggggtttaaagaataaaagaatgtattcagtggaacattttcactgttgccattacatctatattataaaatgacaataataatactgtaaatttaaagttgtaaagtaacaactttgcaattatttaattatgtcataaaaataattatgttgaatcatgcatacaaattttattattatacatacaaattatatattttgtagcccacatcataattattatataatattaataattatcttattatttcaaagttgttaaaatgtataattaatattacctgaaaattgcatcaacaaaaaattatattctgcccaacctgcctctAATCTGGTCCCTTCGACATACTAGCTATACGGAAACACGTAGGTAAAAAATATAGATTgtactaattcagattcccgttgttcgcTTCTTTTATATGACAACCCAAGCTGCTATAATACTCATAAGACatgctgcaactatgtgttagctacagaaaataaatgacaatatgtaagtCATGCAAAAGGTTAATATGaaaactttattctatgtaaaacagggttgctagtcacttcgtaccatggtcctttcataccatagtcatttcatacctaatttggtcatttcgtaccgtggtcatttcgtaccttggtcatttcataccattgcaaaaagtcatttcgtaccttggtcatttctcgtaccattgcaaaaagtcatttcgtaccctagtcatttcgtaccttggttatttcgtaccataactGAAAGTGATATCGTACCATggtataacaatttataacaatcacTCCGGTaatgtcttttacaaaataacagtaaattacaaatttgtggttatttaagggatattttatcagcaaaagactaaaaattagtgccactttgtataaacattagcaattggctaatttggcaatcagTAAGGTAGATAATGTTTTAATgactgttattgtttatttcttaaacaaataagatgcaaataagcaagtttgaaaagaagacctaataaataaataatattttgttggtccattatattgttttgttgtttttgactaattatctggagccatttcacacaaaatcgaagttggcagttagtagtaaataccatatacggctcttgtcaggtaaaatggaaataacagttgacaggtattatgggtatcaataacgatatgctgcacaGTAACGTGTTATAgttttcaaactgtcaaaataaagtttcaaaacaaaacccactgcttttatgctatagtcatttcattttctatatactggaatgaaatgactagggtatgGAAATGACgggggtacgaaatgacttttcacaagggtacgaaatgactagggtacgaaatgacttgggtacgaaatgactttttgcaatggtacgaaatgaccaaggtacgaaatgactagggtacgaaatgaccaggcaaCATGGTACGAAAGGGTTATagcgaaaacggaaccgtgCCAAAAATGGCCCcaggctaaaacggaaccaaattggacaaaacggaaccCGTGTTGGCTAAAACGGTACCAAAATCTgtggacaaaacggaacctgcgttggctaaaacggcaccaaaatccatggctaaaacggcaccgaaATCAAAACCTATTTATCTCGCATGcccaatgaaaaaacaatatatgctaTTATAACATGATTGCTCATAGTTCATTTTTATgtgaattaaataaatgaaattgtttatatacatgagtgttgttatttttgggcTACATAGTAAGGGCCTCGATTAGTGACGTCAAGCATCATCTTAGCACATGCTCAAGCTAAAAATAACAGTTGTACTGAAGGCACTAATTTACTCTATTACCTTTTTAAACACAGCAACAACTAACAGATCTCATGAAGGAAGTCAGacgtaataaagtaaaatgatgtttatttatttacaaaacaagcaATCGATTGTTGTGTACTTAACCAAGCAAGCCCGGCAAGGCTGTGCAGTGAACATCGTGAGCTTTGATGTTTTGTCTGCGACACTCCGGCTAGACGGAATCGGTGATGGGGATTAACAATTAGCAATACAGGTGTAATTCTAGTAACTTAAATGCTTGATAATCAACAGTCTACAGTAATAACAACTCAAAAGATTTAGTAAGTGTTAATTCCTATTGTAGCACAATCCACGGTTTCACATGTTGAATAATACGATTTTGACCGGCTTTGTTCGGCAATAAACCTAAGTCATGATTTTtcatttttctctctctctctctctattatgtgtggttccgttttagccaaTACAGTGAGGTGCCGTTATAGCCACAATCGGTTCCGTTTTGGTagtggttccgttttagccGGATCCCATACGAAACGGATGGTACAATATGACTTAGGACCGAAGTGACTATAATTCGtaaaacagtaatcactaaggctttgcttcacccccaaagacccagatgatcggtaactaggccgtgtgacgtcacgccggttccgagaattgTCACGATGATAATGCGCctttaagtttaataaacaaattgATGATTCAACTTCACCTGACAAGTCACTAATTATATAATGCAAATTATTAAGTTTAATGCTAACGCTGTGTCCATATCTACATCAATGGAATTTCACCTGAATATTTTCCTCGTCTGATCACTTGTTGACACACCATGGAGCTCAAACGTTTTGGGAGCAGTTGCTTTTAGAGGATTTCTGTGAAACCAGTAAgccattgttattatttttctgAATCCGGAAATAAGTAGTTAAGGGGAGATAACtatcaatttattttgtaattcgGGATACTTCGGCCGATTTCGTTTTGTCTGGTCTCTCACCCCTAATATTTAGACCGAGCTGCAATGGGCCGCAGGATCAATCGCTATCGATGGACTCATCTGCCACCTCCCCCGCCCCTACAAGTTctcaacgactggtacatcaaatgccatcATATACATTATCTAAGGGAGAGAGATAGGGGTGAGGTAAGATAgatagtgtttgtgtgtgtatgtgtgtgcgagcgtgcgtgcgtgcgtgcgtgcgtgcatgcgtgtgcgcacgtttacatgtgtgtatgtggtttGCAGTTGCATAGTTCTGTTTTTACGAAAAAGCctttttttaacacaaaaaatataaaacaagtaaaataataataattattattattataaaacataatttaataaatatatttaaaaaataataataataaaaaatatataataaaataaagatgttcCCCTTGTTTAAGAGTTTATTAGAACGTTTTATATAGGCCTATGACATCAATAGACAACCCGGGCCGTACCTAGCTTGAAATAAGTGGGATGACAGTACAAAAGAAATCATTGTTCAGTAATAGAGGCCAGGTCGTCTCCAGGCAGAAAAACAAAAGGCATTTATAAACCAAAAAGGGCACTGGTTCATATTTTTATAGGGGCTCACCTGCCCCATTGCACACCTACTAGGCATCATGACGTTAACACATTATGACgtcagttatatatttatttaaaaaaaaaaatagcaataggGGTGGTcaagtctgttttattttacatttatcgTGTCATTTACGTATCTGAATGTTGCCTTTTCagtaactaataaaatgttgcGACGCAACAGTACTGTGGTTTCTGATCACGATAGTGATTCGGACACAGACAGCATAGAAGAGGtacaaataacgaaatattttcaaaaaggaTTATTAGAGGGTATTCAACAGGCAAAGGCTCAACAAAGCGCCCACACAGGAATCAGACGTCAGCGTGGATTTTATCATCTCAGAGATTGCAAACATGCACTGCTGGAAGAGAAGTCTAGAGCATACACCGGTCGTCATTATGACGTCGATGTCAATCACAGTCTACAGAGAGCAACACACAGACTCACAAAGCATTTCATTGATCATGAAGTAAACAGAGAACAGGCAAGACGCATTTACTTTCAGGACAAAATTCAAAAAGATGCCCAGGGAGTTCTTTCTGCGTTGAACAAAGAGTTCAAATCCAGTCTGAATACCAGTACTGAAAAAGAACTTGCCGAGATACACGCTACAAAACATAAACAGGAATTGATGAAAGATGCTCTACAAATAGAGATGATGAGGAAATATAATACCAAAGCAATGAATGCGGAAATGGAAAATGAACGCCTACGTCAAATAGAATTATTTAAAACCATGAAAAGTGATGCTGAAAAGTCGGTCAGCGTGGAAGATCTAATGGAGGCACTGACGGAGACTAATCAAAAGAAGTCGTTCGTTCATAGAGATATAGTGGAGGGGTTTTCAAAATACCAGGAGGACGAGGAGGAcctagaagacgaatatcagaAAGCCATGCATGAAGTGATGGACGAGACGCTAACAGGACTTGTTTTTAAGTTCAAAAGACCAGAACATCGTCATATGGAGGAGGAGGAAAAACAAAGGCGCATGGAGGAAATGGCAAAGGCTACTTGCGACGAGAATATGCAAATTTCACTGGGCAAGTTCGACGGCGTGATGGAAGACTTAAAAGAAGCTTTTTCTCGAGTCcagaaacaagaagaagaaatcgAATCAGAGATAAAGCATGAAACCGAGGAGAAGAAAGAGGATTTGTTGAGTGAACTTAGAAGAGATTTTGGAAAGAAATATGCCGAAAAGGCATGCGCTCAAGAAAAGAGTCGTCGCATCAAGGAAGCCGAAGAGATGATTCACCATGAACCTGACCCCCAAATTGAAAAGGTTAAAAAAGATATGGTCAGGATTCAGCGACAAATGATACTACAAAAATTTGGCGGCAAGTGGATAAATATGCAACGTGAATCAACATCCAAGAAAACCGAGCCTGAGACAGAGTATGATAAAAAGATTCGTCAAATAAGGACTACACTGAGACGCGATACGGGTGTTCTAAAAGATGATGAATAGTTCCCACTGTTAATCAgagaatattttaattaatttccatagtaaatatatttaccatacTCTTTTATTTTGCGCCTCACTTGTTGAAAGGGCAAACGTGGGTAGCTCGAGATGGGAAGGGCATGACGTAAATTATGTTATGCATTACGCCTTTCCCTCCCCTCGTTGAAAGACGATTtaataacaccaccaccaccagcaacATTTGTTGGCATATTCAGACGCCTTCGTTAATAATTAAACCATCAGCCTCAGTATAAGAATGGTCTTTTGGACAACCATACAAATGTATACCTGTTTCTCTCTAAAAGTTTACGATTCATCATTTATATTGGCATTCTAAATCGTTTATCCTCGTTTCATAGGTGTAGCCAACATTCAAATATTCACCCAATCTAGCTCACTCAGAGTGCGATCACTACAGCTCTCAGATTTCTGTCTCTGAAAAGGGTATGAGGAATGCCcactcccccaaccccccacacacacatttctTAAATAAGAAAAGTGTTTAAACCTCATCAGTACACCGATCAGGGTACATGCGGACCTCAGGGATatattatttgtgatattttctaatttgtcagttattgttgactgtttttATGTACTGGTAGTtgtcacatacacacatcatcaccaggactaaaaattatttgattccgATCCGTATATGGAATTTTCGATTGGGGCCCGTACACGGACTTCAAGCCGACTGAATGTAGAACGTAGTAGTATATGTCGTCATAATGTTCCAAAGTATTATCTCAATGTCATTTTTATCTATGCATTTGTATACCAATCGTTGTGACTGAAATATGGCACGACATTGCTATTTAGTATTCTGTGGTTCTGTTCGACCCAGTCGGTCCAATGAGGGGAAAACGTAAAATTCTGGAACTGGTAACTGTGCTACTGATGGGAACTAAAGAAGGATCGACGCATGTGTTTTTTCTCAAGTCAAACTATATTGTCAAACTGCAAGAAGTCGATGGGGGTCATGTTAGCTTAGATCGTTGGATAGAAATCCTGAATCGGTTTGTATGTGGACGCGGGGCAAATACGTACGTTTTATAGAATCACTGGCTTGTCCTCCGTCAAAGTCAAAACCGTACACCCTCCCCTTACACTGTGAATTCCTGTGCACATCTATAATTTGAACTCACTACAATGTCTGATAGgttttgataaaaataaactccAAACATTAATGGTATTAATTAAGTCTTTGAAAACAATCAATTGATCATGTGTTGCTTTAATATTGTTAAGAATGCCCTTAGATGCTGTGCGTGTATGTTGGGGTGGGGGAATAGTGGTGGTAATTTTCGTttgtttaatgttgttgttgttttagtgttgttgttttgttatttatcatattttttttctattgttttcgtgttttttttatttagtgtgtgtgtgcgtgcgtgtgtgtgtgtgtgtgtgtgtgtgggacgGGAACTAGCTCAGTCGTGGAGCATTCGCCCGAGTTGCTTCGGTCGAATGACCcctctgtggacccattctctattTTCCCCAGTCCCAACCAGtcccccacgactggtatatcaaaggccatggtatgcgctgttctgtctgtgggaaagtgcctataaaaTACCCCTTCAAGTAGCCCGTGAGTCCTTTAGCCCTCCCCTGTTTATATGTTGTCGACATATAAACAGGGAAGGGCTACAGAACACACAAGCTACCCTTCAagatgctaatggaaaactgtagcgggtttcctctgaagacaacGTGTTACAGTTACAAATGTTAGACAGATCTCCATTAGCAgataaataacatgttttagtggtgtcgttaaacaaaataaatatttttgtatactAAAAGTTCAGACGTGTCCGCTCCTTGTGATTACAGATATCAGTCCGAATCATTGTCACGAGAAAAAATCTAATGGATCATCTATGTAGTTGATATTGAGAAAATACATGAGATTGTACCTTTTAATAGCCATAACATTAATTATAGTGCATTCTTCAGTTTGTAAATTTTACGGGATGGATAGTAACTAaaaaagtagtgtcggaaatagaatataaatgattttcgtcaattatttctttcatattaaactgacacgtaaatattttgcaaatacctatttaatgatactctacctactttagcatttacttgttttggctctcattgatgtacaaggtggtgtttactcttgaaattaaaataaagatgtcggtaaacaggagatttgtgacctttattggaacagactataacacatttttatgatatgtgtcaatttcatttacccttaaacaaccttttaatttaaaactgcaagttaactgagtattttgCATTGCAGCATAAATCATTAATTATGCCcaacatatttagtgaatataaattcaatataagtacattagaaatttacacaatcttgcaaccacgtaaaggtgctatatcatagttctatgtgagcatctgtttgtgataaagattctccaataaaaatgtattttctactagtatataaaaattatttcctataatcatttaagggcatatagttaaaggtgtagtttttaaatgttaaagcaaaatttaataaaaacatgattttattatgcaattgagatagcacctttaataccggtataagagatcacaaactcagaatggtttttgacagttttgctcaaaagttacttataaatgtctacaaatattttgttttggagaggaatagtggtaaactgtcatcagaaacagtccctcacatattgtaacagcaatgaaattgacacgttgaccaacatttgttatatagtctgttccaataaagtgcacaaatcacctgtttactgacatttcttttaatttcaagagtaaacaccaccttatAAATCAATGAGAGCCTAAACAAGTAAAtgttaaattaggtagactatcattaaatagatatttacataatatttacttgtctgtttaatatgtaagaaataatcgacgaaaatcatttttattctatttccgacagtactataaCTCACTGCACTAGTCTAAAATGaaatgggtcgtaggatcgactTCCAGTGATATGAAATGCTTTGTATTCTAAAAAGATAAATCTTCCGAAACTTGTCTATATTTTGTCATATTGTGCATATTTTGTCTAAttgtttgaggtgcttgcatgggtcataggatcgaatccctTCTGTGGACCCATTGATTTCCCCCCCATTATGTACAACCAGAGCCCCACGATTGGTATGTAAAAGATCGAGGTTCTGTCTCTGTGGGAAGAGCATATATAAAggaaagtagcgggtttcctctgaaaattaGGAAccaatattattaaatgtttgacatttaacagCAGATGGTTAATTGATCAAGGTGTTCTAGTGGTGATGTTCATCataatgaattttaacttttattaatgCAATAAATGACCCTTAAAATTTGTGAATGGGCGCTTACACAAGTCATACCACAGTCAGATTGGGTCCATGAtgataaaacatttgtcaattatagaacaaaaataattgatgCTATAAAGgatgggggaggtggggggggggggggcaatggcaCTGTTCTAATGACATGGTATAGGCCTAGTCCGCTTGCGGAAAaggggaaccgatgaattggcatattaTATAATGCTAAaactcatataaaaacatgttattaactttaaacccataccaattctcataacattaaaaaaaaaaaccccaaaaccccccatttatagaaataaaaatgtttctttacaaattatcatcaaattgtATAGATTAAAGATCACCATGGCTGTCATTTGCCTTCATCCCtgtatccgacgccatataaccttaaataaaaatgtgttgagtgcgtcgttaaataaaaaaaaaaaatctttctttcatCCCTGTATCAAATAGAAGATTTAACCTACGaaatttatttgttatagaGTTAGCCTACATCAATTTATTGGTtctcttttgacgcaaacggacttgTGGTTATAAACGTTTTCTCTGTTATATCTGTGTAATGAGACCTCAAATATGACAGTACTCAGAAAAATCCGGACATTGGCGTAATCAGCCGAGGTGTTCCGAATGCCAAACAGTACTTTAAAGTTTGGTCACTTGGCGCAGAATGTGAACtttgaaattgtaaaaacattttaacattcaATGTCAATCGAACAATTAGATATACATCCAAGAATTCTGAAAGCTCTtagaaaaggtttgttttgtagTACGTATTGCACTATTAAAAAAGATTGACTTGTTAAAATTTCATCATGACACCTTTCtaacaattaaacatttaaagttGCAATCTCGATTCAAGTATAGCATGAGCCtagattttataatttaatcatttagaTGGAGAAGTTAGATTGCAACTTTAAGTGATTTCTTAAATAGAGTTACAGTTGCCTTTAGATCAAGTATGCAATATGATCAGTCCTGTAGCCAAATAGGCCTAAAGtcaacaactacaataaattactctcctacctttaattacagttagacttcccccaaattttgtctaGACACAAATTGTGAAAAACACCCATAACAGTTACATAGACTCTACATTCAAGACTGTGATGATGACACCGATATAGACttcgctgagattgcatagggtaAAATACATGCAGATGTCTACCGTCTaccattttgcttgtttatggaatattcttcaagaggggtgggtCGATATGACGTAATCTAACAACATCATGACATGGGCTGAGGTTGATACACTCATTATGATGTCAGATTAATTATGTCGCATATTTAGGAGGCAATCTATTCAAATGTTGCTCTCCTAAAACTTTCTAGACAAGTATGGAGAGGAGTGCAAGTGATCATTCACCTTTCCAGGCAAAGACTGATGAcctccacccctacccccacccccatcaggATGTGCCTGACACCCAGTAGAAAATATACTCAAAAGAGAAACGCATAGGAGAAATAGTCAttgaattatctctttaatataaagtggcataattttgttatttatgatcgtatcacagtaaaatttgtcatgagtatgtgacaatgttcttgctttGGACtcacggcagtggaggcgttttcatcaccaaacagcgtcgcacgagggcgctgaaatcagtaccttgtgtggccagcagcagcagtaatcaCTGTGCGACATCTctttggcatagactgaataagtctctgaatccgggcacgtggaatcctagcccatttttcctgcagtgcatgtgacagttgc
This DNA window, taken from Gigantopelta aegis isolate Gae_Host chromosome 4, Gae_host_genome, whole genome shotgun sequence, encodes the following:
- the LOC121371288 gene encoding trichohyalin-like; this encodes MLRRNSTVVSDHDSDSDTDSIEEVQITKYFQKGLLEGIQQAKAQQSAHTGIRRQRGFYHLRDCKHALLEEKSRAYTGRHYDVDVNHSLQRATHRLTKHFIDHEVNREQARRIYFQDKIQKDAQGVLSALNKEFKSSLNTSTEKELAEIHATKHKQELMKDALQIEMMRKYNTKAMNAEMENERLRQIELFKTMKSDAEKSVSVEDLMEALTETNQKKSFVHRDIVEGFSKYQEDEEDLEDEYQKAMHEVMDETLTGLVFKFKRPEHRHMEEEEKQRRMEEMAKATCDENMQISLGKFDGVMEDLKEAFSRVQKQEEEIESEIKHETEEKKEDLLSELRRDFGKKYAEKACAQEKSRRIKEAEEMIHHEPDPQIEKVKKDMVRIQRQMILQKFGGKWINMQRESTSKKTEPETEYDKKIRQIRTTLRRDTGVLKDDE